A region from the Cannabis sativa cultivar Pink pepper isolate KNU-18-1 chromosome 9, ASM2916894v1, whole genome shotgun sequence genome encodes:
- the LOC133031286 gene encoding uncharacterized protein LOC133031286, translating into MASSSHVDFDLNEQYAQISLEDEEAGVLIGGDDEGDETTFDDRWCLVRKFLTGRPVDFDAMRHLMASLWQPGKGVFIKELGTNRYLFQFFHELDVQTVIDGSPWTFNRSPLVFHRLNKGEDPKEVALHKLDFWVQIHDLKSGYMLEKVVRSAGAYIGTYVKSDPKNFNGLWREYLRVRTTVDIEKPLKRRMKLCKENGDWIWANFKYEHLPTFCFVCGIIGHADRFSPKRFDQPMDQLVKPYGAALRADLKKKNYLVGAKWLRSGAEEGGAAAGCGGGGRVTEDLHGVKAIPKIMDVDCVDHIGDHDPMTLGKSKKKEIIKESGREIMQSAIDGNSEFMESDDDANIEEDLVVLMESGPWCTCPPIIMSIIYWNCHGLGNPWAQQFLKDLVVQKKPSYLFLCETLAKKDIVERIRVAIGFEGALAVDCQGRSGGVALLWREEEDVRVLEYGLSYIDVVVCGSDQGHWRLTGIYGEPNRSLRKRTWDLIRELKNKSSLPWCIIGDLNNVTSQEDKKGGHPYPRWLVDGFNDTLMDCGLHDLELYGYPYTWERSRGTPDWVEVRIDRAMVTQSWLDFFPLAKLFNLEVSTSDHTPLHLVLINEVVVAKRHVFRFENSWLKEPLFFEIVKICWDNGEPRGVMEKIKCCGDVLWHWGKDYSGNFPKRIKDCKLELQKWKRGRDGVSVENYKNASANLNSVLLQREIFWKQRSKQLWLREGDSNSKYFHASATSRRRRNSIQKLKDSDGVWVD; encoded by the exons ATGGCATCGAGCAGTCACGTGGATTTCGATTTGAATGAGCAGTACGCTCAGATTAGTTTGGAGGATGAGGAAGCGGGTGTTCTGATTGGGGGAGATGATGAGGGTGATGAGACGACTTTTGACGATCGGTGGTGTTTGGTGAGGAAGTTTCTGACGGGTCGACCGGTGGACTTTGATGCAATGCGCCACTTAATGGCTTCACTTTGGCAGCCAGGTAAGGGTGTTTTTATCAAGGAGTTGGGTACGAATCGTTATCTTTTTCAGTTTTTCCATGAGTTGGATGTCCAAACCGTTATAGATGGTAGCCCTTGGACGTTCAATCGAAGCCCTCTTGTTTTTCATCGTCTCAATAAGGGGGAAGACCCTAAGGAAGTGGCGCTTCACAAGCTTGATTTCTGGGTTCAGATTCATGACTTGAAATCTGGATACATGTTGGAAAAGGTGGTTCGGAGTGCGGGAGCTTACATAGGTACGTATGTTAAATCGGATCCTAAGAATTTTAATGGTCTTTGGAGAGAATACTTGCGTGTTCGTACTACGGTGGATATCGAAAAGCCATTAAAGAGGAGGATGAAGCTTTGCAAGGAGAATGGGGATTGGATTTGGGCGAATTTCAAATATGAACATCTTCCTACCTTTTGCTTTGTTTGTGGAATCATTGGGCATGCGGATAGATTTTCTCCTAAACGCTTTGATCAACCTATGGATCAATTGGTCAAACCGTATGGTGCGGCGCTACGGGCGGATCTGAAGAAGAAAAACTACCTCGTTGGTGCTAAGTGGCTTCGGAGTGGGGCCGAGGAGGGTGGTGCGGCGGCTGGCTGTGGTGGTGGGGGGCGTGTGACTGAAGATCTTCATGGAGTTAAGGCTATCCCAAAGATCATGGATGTTGATTGTGTTGACCATATTGGTGATCATGATCCCATGACTTTAGGGAAgagtaaaaagaaagaaataattaaGGAAAGTGGGAGGGAGATTATGCAATCGGCTATAGATGGAAACTCTGAATTTATGGAAAGTGATGATGATgcaaatattgaggaagatttGGTTGTGTTAATGGAAA GTGGGCCATGGTGTACATGCCCACCCATCATCATGAGTATTATTTACTGGAATTgccatgggcttgggaacccgtgGGCTCAACAATTCTTGAAGGATCTTGTGGTCCAAAAGAAGCCCAGTTACTTGTTTTTGTGTGAAACTCTTGCTAAAAAAGATATTGTTGAAAGAATTCGTGTGGCGATTGGTTTTGAAGGAGCCTTGGCGGTGGACTGTCAAGGGAGAAGTGGGGGTGTTGCCTTGTTGTGGAGAGAAGAGGAGGATGTTCGGGTGCTAGAGTATGGGTTGTCCTATATTGATGTAGTTGTTTGTGGTAGTGACCAAGGGCATTGGCGGTTGACGGGAATATATGGTGAGCCGAATAGATCATTACGAAAAAGAACATGGGACCTTATAAGGGAGCTAAAAAACAAGTCAAGTTTGCCTTGGTGTATCATAGGCGACCTTAATAATGTTACTTCTCAAGAGGACAAGAAAGGTGGTCATCCTTATCCACGGTGGTTAGTTGATGGGTTCAATGATACATTGATGGATTGTGGTTTACATGATCTTGAGCTTTATGGTTATCCATACACTTGGGAGCGAAGTAGAGGTACTCCGGATTGGGTGGAGGTGCGCATTGATCGGGCGATGGTGACTCAATCATGGTTAGATTTTTTCCCTTTGGCTAAGCTCTTTAATTTAGAGGTGTCTACTTCGGATCACACTCCTTTACACttagttttgattaatgaaGTGGTGGTTGCTAAGAGACATGTTTTTCGATTTGAAAATTCATGGTTGAAAGAACCTTTGTTTTTTGAGATTGTTAAAATTTGTTGGGATAATGGTGAGCCGAGGGGTGTTATGGAGAAGATCAAGTGTTGTGGTGATGTTTTATGGCATTGGGGAAAAGATTATTCGGGGAATTTTCCTAAGAGAATAAAAGATTGTAAGCTTGAGCTTCAAAAGTGGAAGCGGGGCCGTGATGGGGTGTCGGTTGAGAACTACAAGAATGCTTCAGCCAACTTGAATAGTGTGTTGTTGCAACGTGAGATTTTTTGGAAGCAGCGAAGCAAGCAACTTTGGTTGCGTGAAGGGGATAGTAACTCTAAGTATTTCCATGCCTCAGCTACTTCTAGAAGACGTCGAAACTCCATTCAAAAGCTTAAAGACTCAGATGGTGTTTGGGTGGATTGA